A genomic segment from Streptosporangium roseum DSM 43021 encodes:
- a CDS encoding coiled-coil domain-containing protein, with product MRATRAATLGAVLAALLLTPVMAGAAVQRAAKPDPEAELRKLTREASQLNKNYRGQVQSLEETRVQASKAAANAKSLKRALATAQVDVVRFAQTAYMGGTLDSTNLLSFEGDATTVLNQAATMSYLASQRATQLNRIQELIKKAKVAEKAAETKVVKLKNDIAALKKDRVRIEGLLAKYGFQTPSGSGGLTARTVAMRNMVLQAFPMPYSYGCLRPGDPGDHGSGRACDFMMSTGGRVPTAEAKERGDRLAQWAITNGPRLGVMYIIWQQKYYDVRTGAGWKMMSNRGGNTANHIDHVHISMF from the coding sequence GTGAGAGCGACTCGCGCGGCCACGCTGGGCGCCGTGCTCGCCGCGCTGCTCCTGACCCCTGTCATGGCCGGAGCCGCCGTCCAGCGCGCCGCCAAACCCGACCCCGAGGCCGAGCTCCGCAAGCTCACCCGCGAGGCGAGCCAGCTCAACAAGAACTACCGCGGTCAGGTGCAGAGCCTGGAGGAGACCCGGGTCCAGGCCAGCAAGGCCGCCGCCAACGCCAAGAGCCTGAAGCGGGCTCTGGCCACCGCGCAGGTCGACGTCGTCCGGTTCGCCCAGACCGCCTACATGGGTGGCACGCTGGACAGCACCAACCTGCTGAGCTTCGAGGGCGACGCCACCACCGTCCTCAACCAGGCCGCCACCATGTCCTACCTGGCCAGCCAGCGCGCCACCCAGCTCAACCGGATCCAGGAGCTGATCAAGAAAGCCAAGGTCGCGGAGAAGGCGGCGGAGACGAAGGTCGTCAAGCTCAAGAACGACATCGCGGCCCTGAAGAAGGACCGGGTCCGGATCGAGGGACTCCTGGCCAAGTACGGCTTCCAGACCCCCTCCGGCAGCGGCGGCCTGACCGCCCGCACGGTCGCCATGCGCAACATGGTGCTGCAGGCCTTCCCGATGCCCTACAGCTACGGCTGCCTGCGCCCCGGCGACCCGGGTGACCACGGCAGCGGCCGGGCCTGCGACTTCATGATGAGCACCGGCGGCCGGGTCCCGACCGCCGAGGCCAAGGAGCGCGGCGACCGCCTCGCCCAGTGGGCCATCACCAACGGCCCCCGGCTCGGGGTCATGTACATCATCTGGCAGCAGAAGTACTACGACGTCCGGACCGGCGCCGGCTGGAAGATGATGTCCAACCGCGGCGGCAACACCGCCAACCACATCGACCACGTCCACATCTCGATGTTCTAG
- the pta gene encoding phosphate acetyltransferase: MRSIYVAGLGRGDGRQIVELGLMELLTRHVDRVGVFRPITGEGDDRTLELLNARYRPAASAIGVTAEDAAEIYAQRGNEELIARLVARFHTLERECDALLVLGSSFDTDDLPRELALNARLAAEFGAPVIVVVGAHGEQAAEIAMEMRTGYQVFSDLGSTVLAVIANRVPRGMVVEPELPVPCYVIPEHPSVSAPTVGQVLQAVDAKQIQGDEDGLRRDVLGFVFGGATLPVFLEHLVDGALVITPGDRADLLLVSVAAETAGTARPSGVVLTVGQEPTEAVRALTARLAPGMPVLSATADSFTVATTLGGLEGRLTADNPRKIETAIGHFESHVDTADLADRIELARSDRVTPMMFEHTLLERARADRRHIVLPEGEEDRILRAADILLRRGIVDLTLLGREEVIRRRIGDLGLDLAGVTVVDPLTSPLRDSYAEEYAALRAHKGMTLERAMDVVTDVNFFGTMMLHRGVVDGVVSGAAHTTAATILPAFQIIKTVPGTSIVSSVFFMCLADRVLVYGDCAINPDPDAEQLADIAISSARTAERFGIEPRIAMLSYSTGHSGSGVDVDKVRAATALVMERAPDLLVEGPIQYDAAVDARVADAKLPGSRVAGRATVLIFPDLNTGNNTYKAVQRSAGAVAVGPVLQGLRGPVNDLSRGALVTDIVSTVAITAVQAQEAAR; this comes from the coding sequence ATGCGGAGCATCTACGTGGCCGGTCTCGGGCGTGGTGACGGCAGGCAGATCGTCGAGCTCGGCCTGATGGAGCTGCTCACCCGTCACGTGGATCGGGTCGGGGTGTTCCGGCCGATCACGGGGGAGGGTGACGACCGCACGCTCGAACTGCTCAACGCCAGATACCGCCCGGCGGCCTCGGCGATCGGGGTCACGGCCGAGGACGCCGCGGAGATCTACGCGCAGCGGGGCAACGAGGAGCTCATCGCCCGGCTGGTCGCCCGCTTCCACACGCTGGAGCGGGAGTGCGACGCGCTGCTGGTGCTGGGCAGCTCCTTCGACACCGACGACCTCCCGCGCGAGCTGGCCCTCAACGCCCGCCTCGCCGCCGAGTTCGGCGCGCCGGTCATCGTGGTGGTGGGGGCGCACGGCGAGCAGGCGGCCGAGATCGCGATGGAGATGCGCACCGGCTACCAGGTCTTCTCGGACCTGGGCAGCACGGTGCTGGCGGTGATCGCCAATCGGGTGCCGCGGGGGATGGTCGTCGAGCCCGAGCTGCCGGTGCCCTGCTACGTCATTCCCGAGCATCCATCGGTGTCGGCGCCGACCGTCGGCCAGGTGCTGCAGGCCGTGGACGCCAAGCAGATCCAGGGGGACGAGGACGGGCTGCGCAGGGACGTGCTCGGATTCGTGTTCGGCGGGGCCACGCTCCCGGTGTTCCTGGAGCACCTGGTCGACGGAGCCCTGGTGATCACGCCGGGCGACCGGGCGGACCTGCTGCTGGTCTCGGTGGCGGCCGAGACGGCGGGTACGGCGAGGCCGTCCGGCGTGGTCCTGACGGTGGGGCAGGAGCCCACGGAGGCCGTCAGGGCCCTCACCGCCCGCCTGGCCCCCGGCATGCCGGTGCTGTCGGCCACGGCGGACAGCTTCACCGTGGCCACCACCCTGGGCGGGCTGGAGGGGCGGCTCACCGCCGACAACCCGCGCAAGATCGAGACGGCCATCGGCCACTTCGAGAGCCACGTGGACACCGCCGACCTGGCCGACCGGATCGAGCTGGCCCGCTCCGACCGGGTCACCCCGATGATGTTCGAGCACACCCTGCTGGAGCGGGCGCGGGCCGACCGGCGGCACATCGTGCTGCCGGAGGGCGAGGAGGACCGGATCCTCCGGGCCGCCGACATCCTCCTGCGGCGCGGCATCGTGGACCTCACCCTGCTGGGGCGGGAGGAGGTGATCCGGCGGCGGATCGGCGACCTCGGGCTCGACCTGGCCGGGGTGACCGTCGTCGACCCGCTGACCTCGCCGCTGCGCGACTCCTACGCCGAGGAGTACGCCGCGCTCCGGGCGCACAAGGGGATGACCCTTGAGCGGGCCATGGACGTGGTCACCGACGTCAACTTCTTCGGCACGATGATGTTGCACCGAGGCGTCGTGGACGGCGTGGTCTCCGGCGCCGCGCACACCACCGCCGCCACGATCCTGCCCGCGTTCCAGATCATCAAGACGGTCCCGGGCACCTCGATCGTCTCCTCGGTGTTCTTCATGTGCCTGGCCGACCGGGTGCTCGTCTACGGCGACTGCGCGATCAACCCCGATCCGGACGCCGAGCAGCTCGCCGACATCGCCATCTCCTCGGCCCGTACGGCGGAGCGGTTCGGCATCGAACCGCGGATCGCGATGCTGTCGTACTCCACCGGCCACTCCGGCAGCGGCGTCGACGTGGACAAGGTCCGCGCCGCCACCGCCCTGGTCATGGAGCGGGCGCCGGACCTGCTGGTCGAGGGGCCCATCCAGTACGACGCGGCGGTGGACGCCAGGGTCGCCGACGCCAAGCTGCCCGGCTCCCGGGTCGCGGGCCGGGCGACCGTGCTGATCTTCCCCGACCTGAACACCGGCAACAACACCTACAAAGCCGTGCAGCGTTCCGCCGGGGCCGTCGCGGTCGGGCCGGTTCTGCAGGGGCTCCGCGGACCGGTCAACGACCTGTCGCGAGGCGCGCTGGTCACCGACATCGTGAGCACCGTCGCCATCACCGCCGTCCAGGCGCAGGAGGCCGCCCGATGA
- a CDS encoding acetate/propionate family kinase, protein MFGGSLGRLGEPSGRGGVLSRVLVLNSGSSSVKYRLLSGDERLASGTVERIGEDSSPVPDHEAALKVVAAELADRGLGLDSSELTAIGHRVVHGGKTFTEPTLITDEVIRKIEELVPLAPLHNPANLTGIEVARRLRPDLPQVAVFDTAFHSTISPAAATYAIDREVAERLSIRRYGFHGTSHAYVSREAARAVDRPLGNVIVLHLGNGASASAVSAGRCVDTSMGMTPLEGLVMGTRSGDLDPAIVLYLGRTGGMSLEEIDVLLNRRGGMLGLCGDNDMRAVQERLAAGDPDAELAFSVYCHRLRKYVGAYYAVLGTVDVIAFTGGVGENSPLVRETALAGLEALGIAVDPVRNRRGDRLISPDDAAVKVAVIPTDEELEIARQTLEVISRTNRG, encoded by the coding sequence ATGTTCGGCGGGTCACTCGGAAGGCTCGGCGAGCCGTCAGGGCGGGGAGGCGTGTTGAGTCGCGTACTGGTGCTCAACAGCGGATCCTCTTCCGTGAAGTACCGGCTTCTGTCCGGTGACGAACGGCTCGCGTCCGGGACGGTCGAGCGGATCGGCGAGGACTCGTCCCCGGTCCCCGACCACGAGGCGGCCCTGAAGGTCGTCGCGGCCGAGCTCGCCGACAGGGGCCTCGGACTCGACTCCTCCGAGCTGACCGCGATCGGGCACCGGGTGGTGCACGGCGGCAAGACCTTCACCGAGCCCACGCTGATCACCGACGAGGTGATCAGGAAGATCGAGGAGCTCGTCCCGCTCGCCCCCCTGCACAACCCGGCCAACCTGACGGGCATCGAGGTCGCCCGCCGGCTCCGTCCCGACCTGCCGCAGGTCGCGGTCTTCGACACCGCCTTCCACTCCACGATCTCCCCGGCCGCCGCGACCTACGCCATCGACCGCGAGGTGGCCGAGCGGCTGAGCATCCGCCGCTACGGCTTCCACGGCACCTCGCACGCCTACGTCTCCCGCGAGGCCGCCCGCGCGGTGGACAGGCCGCTGGGCAACGTGATCGTGCTGCATCTCGGCAACGGGGCGAGCGCCTCGGCGGTGTCGGCCGGGCGGTGCGTGGACACCTCCATGGGCATGACCCCGCTGGAGGGCCTCGTCATGGGGACCCGGAGCGGAGATCTGGACCCGGCGATCGTGCTGTACCTAGGCCGGACGGGAGGGATGTCCCTGGAGGAGATCGACGTGCTGCTCAACCGGCGCGGCGGGATGCTCGGCCTCTGCGGCGACAACGACATGCGCGCGGTGCAGGAGCGGCTGGCCGCCGGCGACCCGGACGCCGAGCTCGCCTTCTCGGTCTACTGCCACCGCCTGCGCAAATACGTCGGCGCCTACTACGCGGTGCTCGGCACGGTGGACGTGATCGCGTTCACCGGGGGTGTGGGAGAGAACTCGCCGCTGGTCAGGGAGACCGCGCTGGCCGGTCTGGAGGCGCTCGGCATCGCTGTGGACCCGGTGCGCAACCGGCGCGGGGACCGGCTGATCTCGCCCGACGACGCGGCCGTGAAGGTTGCGGTGATCCCGACGGACGAGGAGCTGGAGATCGCCCGCCAAACTCTTGAGGTTATTTCGCGAACCAATCGCGGATAA
- a CDS encoding aldehyde dehydrogenase, translating to MRQHDTLFIGGDWVAPAGTGTIDVVSPHTEEVVGRVPDGTPADMDRAVAAARQAFDQGPWPRMTMAERAAVVGRLAEIYAARQSEMAEIITLEMGSPITFSQMAQAPQPLGMLQYYAELGRTFPVEEERPGTFGPVTVRREPVGVVAAVVPWNVPQFVIMIKLAPALVAGCTIVVKPAPETPLDSYLLAEMVKEAGIPDGVVNIVAAGREAGEHLVSHPGVDKVAFTGSTAAGRRIAAICGEQLKRCTLELGGKSAAIILDDCDLPSAMGFLSIASLMNNGQACVAQTRILASRNRYDEVVDAVATMVRGMPVGDPADPATGIGPLVAKRQQERVQDYIRIGIDEGAKPVVGGLDRPYDRGWYVAPTVFAGATNEMRIAREEIFGPVLAVIPYEDEADAVRIANDNDYGLAGTVWTADTEHGMDIARQVRAGTYGVNLYMIESSSPFGGFKSSGLGRELGPEGLSAYLEYKSIARLG from the coding sequence ATGCGCCAGCACGACACGCTGTTCATCGGGGGCGACTGGGTGGCCCCCGCGGGCACCGGGACCATCGACGTCGTCTCGCCCCACACCGAGGAGGTCGTCGGCCGCGTCCCCGACGGCACCCCCGCCGACATGGACCGCGCGGTGGCCGCCGCGCGCCAGGCCTTCGACCAGGGCCCCTGGCCCCGGATGACGATGGCGGAACGCGCCGCCGTGGTCGGCAGGCTCGCCGAGATCTACGCGGCCCGCCAGTCCGAGATGGCCGAGATCATCACGCTGGAGATGGGCTCCCCCATCACCTTCTCGCAGATGGCGCAGGCCCCTCAGCCGCTCGGCATGCTGCAGTACTACGCCGAGCTCGGCAGGACCTTCCCCGTCGAGGAGGAGCGGCCGGGCACCTTCGGCCCGGTGACCGTCCGCCGCGAGCCGGTCGGCGTGGTCGCCGCCGTGGTCCCGTGGAACGTCCCGCAGTTCGTCATCATGATCAAGCTCGCCCCCGCCCTCGTCGCCGGCTGCACGATCGTGGTGAAGCCCGCCCCCGAGACCCCGCTCGACTCCTACCTGCTGGCCGAGATGGTCAAGGAGGCGGGCATCCCCGACGGCGTCGTCAACATCGTCGCCGCCGGCCGCGAGGCGGGCGAGCACCTGGTCTCCCACCCCGGCGTGGACAAGGTCGCCTTCACCGGCTCCACCGCGGCCGGCCGCCGCATCGCCGCGATCTGCGGCGAGCAGCTCAAGCGGTGCACCCTGGAGCTCGGCGGCAAGTCGGCCGCGATCATCCTGGACGACTGCGACCTGCCCTCCGCGATGGGTTTCCTGTCGATCGCCTCCCTGATGAACAACGGCCAGGCCTGTGTCGCCCAGACACGCATCCTGGCCTCGCGCAACCGCTACGACGAGGTCGTGGACGCGGTCGCCACGATGGTCCGCGGCATGCCGGTCGGCGACCCCGCCGACCCCGCCACCGGCATCGGCCCGCTGGTCGCCAAGCGACAGCAGGAGCGGGTCCAGGACTACATCAGGATCGGCATCGACGAGGGCGCCAAGCCGGTCGTCGGCGGCCTGGACCGCCCCTACGACCGGGGCTGGTATGTCGCTCCGACCGTCTTCGCCGGGGCCACCAACGAGATGCGCATCGCCCGCGAGGAGATCTTCGGCCCGGTCCTGGCGGTGATCCCCTACGAGGACGAGGCCGACGCGGTCCGCATCGCCAACGACAACGACTACGGACTGGCCGGGACGGTGTGGACCGCCGACACCGAGCACGGCATGGACATCGCCCGCCAGGTGCGCGCCGGCACCTACGGGGTCAACCTCTACATGATCGAGTCCAGCTCCCCGTTCGGCGGCTTCAAGAGCAGCGGCCTCGGCCGCGAACTCGGCCCCGAGGGCCTGTCGGCCTACCTGGAGTACAAGTCGATCGCCCGCCTGGGCTGA
- a CDS encoding TetR/AcrR family transcriptional regulator gives MKIDRGGPAAAKSGKRERLVAAASRVLHEQGVEKTTLADIARVADVPVGNVYYYFKTKDQLVEAAIEAHAQGLRAVTAHLDQLPSPQERLKALLGGWTEQRELAARYGCPFGTLSSELGKRTDGLDHATAAVMRLLVDWVEQQFRTMGRDDPHDLAITLVATYQGISLLTNTFRDPELMTSQIHRLEEWIDSLA, from the coding sequence ATGAAGATCGATCGTGGCGGCCCGGCCGCGGCGAAGTCGGGCAAGCGGGAGCGGCTGGTGGCCGCCGCCTCCCGGGTGCTGCATGAGCAGGGCGTCGAGAAGACGACGCTCGCCGACATCGCACGAGTGGCCGACGTCCCCGTGGGCAACGTCTACTACTACTTCAAGACCAAGGACCAGCTCGTCGAGGCGGCGATCGAGGCGCACGCGCAGGGCCTGCGGGCGGTGACCGCCCACCTCGACCAGCTCCCCAGCCCGCAGGAGCGGCTCAAGGCCCTCCTGGGCGGCTGGACCGAGCAGCGCGAGCTCGCCGCACGCTACGGCTGCCCCTTCGGCACCCTCTCCTCCGAGCTCGGCAAACGCACCGACGGCCTCGACCACGCCACCGCCGCGGTCATGCGGCTCCTGGTCGACTGGGTCGAGCAGCAGTTCCGGACGATGGGCCGGGACGACCCCCATGACCTCGCGATCACCCTGGTCGCCACCTACCAGGGGATCTCTCTGCTCACCAACACCTTTCGCGACCCCGAGCTCATGACCAGCCAGATCCACCGCCTGGAGGAGTGGATCGACTCGCTCGCCTGA
- a CDS encoding CU044_5270 family protein encodes MNLDDLARVHDDDLSGEPAGQASGAGAQTLLASIMSEPPGRGDRPRATWLRGPVPWLASAASVAATVLVVTMVTAPGEQRPAPPPAASPGAQPSARHMLLAAATAVTAATKAPVSGAYWRTTTTWGMDAISPDRGYVIRRLFSKDQWLARRPGAQSWWITQSLGAKPLTPEDQAAWRKAGSPTRWKYPVDMTGYVGVNSSEVLRAEAEEKVASRLRGGWKGSGGSLGKGPLTWDEIRRIPSGERELRAYLEQRLTTQAKGGSGQDSRRPEPALQEACTQIVFGLPVSPAVRASAYRILATMPELKSLGRVKDPLGRMGEAFGYRVAPGSGRENAYEAVRVIDPTTGLPLAQWWTTTVELSGGRTAKTTSFTAYQQTGWTDAEPSLPAKRD; translated from the coding sequence GTGAACCTGGATGATCTCGCCAGAGTGCATGACGACGACCTGAGCGGCGAGCCGGCCGGGCAGGCGTCTGGAGCGGGGGCCCAGACGCTGCTGGCATCGATCATGTCCGAGCCGCCGGGGCGTGGCGACAGACCACGCGCCACATGGCTGCGCGGGCCGGTGCCGTGGCTGGCTTCGGCGGCGAGCGTGGCCGCCACGGTTCTGGTGGTCACCATGGTGACGGCGCCGGGTGAGCAGCGGCCGGCCCCTCCGCCGGCGGCCTCGCCCGGCGCGCAGCCGTCGGCGCGCCATATGCTGCTGGCCGCCGCCACGGCCGTTACCGCTGCCACGAAGGCTCCCGTGTCGGGCGCCTACTGGCGTACCACCACGACTTGGGGCATGGACGCGATCTCGCCGGATCGCGGCTACGTCATCAGACGGCTCTTCTCCAAAGACCAATGGCTGGCGCGTCGCCCCGGGGCGCAGAGCTGGTGGATCACGCAATCCCTTGGCGCGAAACCGCTCACCCCTGAGGACCAGGCCGCCTGGCGGAAGGCGGGCTCGCCGACCCGGTGGAAGTACCCGGTGGACATGACCGGATACGTCGGAGTCAACTCGTCGGAGGTGCTGCGGGCCGAGGCGGAGGAGAAGGTGGCCTCGCGGCTGCGCGGCGGGTGGAAGGGCTCGGGCGGGTCGCTGGGCAAGGGACCCCTCACCTGGGACGAGATCCGCCGTATTCCGAGCGGCGAGCGGGAGCTGCGCGCCTATCTCGAACAGCGCCTCACCACCCAGGCGAAGGGCGGCTCCGGGCAGGACTCGCGGAGGCCGGAGCCGGCCTTGCAGGAAGCCTGCACGCAGATCGTCTTCGGTCTGCCCGTCTCACCCGCCGTCCGCGCCTCCGCCTACCGCATCCTGGCCACCATGCCCGAGCTGAAGTCCCTGGGCAGGGTGAAGGATCCACTGGGCCGCATGGGCGAGGCGTTCGGCTACCGGGTGGCCCCCGGCTCCGGGCGTGAGAACGCCTATGAGGCCGTGCGGGTGATCGACCCCACGACGGGCCTGCCGCTCGCACAGTGGTGGACGACCACTGTCGAGCTCAGCGGCGGCCGTACCGCGAAAACCACCAGTTTCACGGCCTACCAGCAGACGGGCTGGACCGATGCCGAACCGTCGCTGCCCGCCAAGCGCGATTGA
- a CDS encoding alpha/beta hydrolase, whose product MSLAPSFAATLVTEDDVRIDAAHTPSRGPDDLGIVLAHGFTGSLRERPTRRIAHVLSGFGGVISFDFRGHGRSGGESTVGDLEILDLDAAVRHARAIGYSRVAAVGFSMGAAVAVRHAGWHGRDGGPDGRGPRRGGPDAVVAVSAPARWYYRGTRPMRQVHWAIEQPLGRWAARVGKRTRIRKGVWDPVPSAPHEAAAHIAPTPLLVVHGDADGFFPLDHAHQIYEAAREPKELWIEPGYGHAESAATPGLIRRIGEWAVVNT is encoded by the coding sequence ATGTCTTTAGCGCCATCGTTCGCCGCGACGCTCGTGACCGAGGACGACGTCCGGATCGACGCCGCGCACACCCCCTCCCGCGGGCCGGACGATCTGGGGATCGTGCTGGCGCACGGGTTCACCGGATCGCTGCGGGAACGCCCCACGCGGCGGATCGCCCATGTGCTCAGCGGGTTCGGCGGGGTGATCTCGTTCGACTTCCGGGGGCACGGCCGGTCGGGGGGAGAGTCGACCGTGGGAGACCTGGAGATCCTGGATCTGGACGCGGCGGTGCGCCACGCGCGGGCGATCGGCTACTCCAGGGTCGCCGCCGTCGGGTTCTCGATGGGCGCGGCGGTGGCCGTACGGCATGCGGGGTGGCACGGGCGGGACGGGGGTCCGGACGGGCGAGGTCCCCGGCGGGGCGGGCCGGACGCGGTGGTCGCGGTCAGCGCGCCCGCGCGGTGGTACTACCGGGGGACCCGGCCCATGCGCCAGGTGCACTGGGCGATCGAGCAGCCGCTGGGGCGGTGGGCCGCGCGGGTGGGCAAGAGGACGCGGATCAGGAAGGGCGTGTGGGACCCGGTGCCGTCGGCGCCCCACGAGGCGGCCGCGCACATCGCTCCGACGCCGTTGCTGGTCGTGCACGGCGACGCGGACGGCTTCTTCCCGCTCGACCACGCCCACCAGATCTACGAGGCCGCCCGGGAGCCGAAGGAGCTGTGGATCGAGCCCGGATACGGCCACGCGGAGTCGGCGGCCACGCCGGGGCTGATCCGCCGGATCGGGGAATGGGCCGTCGTCAACACCTGA
- a CDS encoding RNA polymerase sigma factor has product MGFDPHGRFVQIYEHAYRPILGYVLRRCQDPDDAADVVAETFAIAWRRINEIPPGDEARLWLYGVARKALANHRRGERRHERRTAALREQITASPALAGPPPAEYTQLGQVFRSLHDDDRELLSLVAWEKLDTEQVARTLGITRNAVRVRLHRARKRFARALDSAGIDLPLFERTAL; this is encoded by the coding sequence ATGGGATTCGATCCCCACGGCCGGTTCGTGCAGATATACGAACATGCCTATCGCCCCATACTCGGGTACGTCCTGCGCCGGTGCCAGGATCCCGACGACGCGGCCGACGTGGTGGCCGAGACGTTCGCCATCGCATGGCGGCGGATCAACGAGATCCCGCCGGGAGACGAGGCCAGGCTCTGGCTGTACGGCGTGGCCCGCAAGGCTCTCGCCAACCACCGCCGCGGCGAACGACGGCATGAGCGGCGCACCGCCGCGCTGCGCGAGCAGATCACCGCTTCCCCCGCGCTGGCAGGGCCGCCACCGGCCGAGTACACGCAGCTCGGCCAGGTCTTCAGGAGCCTGCACGACGACGACAGGGAGCTGCTGTCGCTGGTCGCCTGGGAGAAGCTCGACACCGAGCAGGTGGCGCGCACGCTCGGTATCACCCGCAACGCCGTACGTGTCCGGCTGCACCGGGCGCGCAAGCGATTCGCGCGCGCCCTGGACAGCGCGGGGATCGACCTTCCGCTCTTCGAGAGGACCGCACTGTGA
- a CDS encoding AMP-binding protein encodes MPTWTEVVLRASGHRGCRPAVTDVRTGDVLTYDMLAKQVGHAAAALRARGLLPGEPVIVHLPPGHDYPLALHAAAAAGALVIPLAADMDRDAFYERLSSSRARMMITDATLAERAAEAVGDSRIRRILTFAEVAETVCPDGVDDPSGPGPDAPALTFDGRRGLSHAHVVAELGRLVPEAMIRERDFVLVGTCEPREQAAVFDLALMGGAHIVAAPGATAGECRRLIEEYGITVAAVPQGMVREPAESQWLRVPVSVYGHTMDLVMPRR; translated from the coding sequence ATGCCGACATGGACCGAAGTGGTGTTGCGGGCCTCCGGGCACCGCGGTTGCCGGCCCGCGGTCACGGACGTGCGCACGGGAGACGTCCTCACCTACGACATGCTCGCCAAGCAGGTGGGCCACGCGGCGGCGGCGCTGCGCGCCCGCGGCCTCCTGCCGGGAGAGCCCGTGATCGTCCACCTTCCGCCCGGCCACGACTACCCCCTCGCCCTGCACGCGGCCGCCGCGGCCGGCGCGCTGGTGATCCCGCTCGCGGCCGACATGGATCGCGACGCCTTCTACGAGCGCCTGTCGTCCAGCCGCGCGCGCATGATGATCACGGATGCGACGCTGGCGGAACGGGCGGCGGAGGCCGTCGGCGACTCCCGCATCCGGCGGATCCTCACCTTCGCCGAGGTGGCGGAGACCGTCTGCCCCGACGGCGTGGACGACCCGTCCGGGCCGGGCCCGGACGCGCCCGCGCTCACCTTCGACGGCAGGCGCGGGCTCAGTCACGCCCACGTGGTCGCCGAGCTGGGACGGCTGGTCCCGGAGGCGATGATCAGGGAGCGCGACTTCGTTCTCGTCGGCACCTGCGAGCCGCGCGAGCAGGCCGCCGTCTTCGACCTGGCGCTGATGGGCGGGGCGCACATCGTGGCAGCCCCGGGAGCGACCGCCGGCGAGTGCCGGAGGCTGATCGAGGAGTACGGCATCACCGTCGCCGCCGTGCCGCAGGGGATGGTCAGGGAGCCGGCCGAGAGCCAGTGGCTGCGCGTCCCCGTCTCGGTCTACGGGCACACCATGGACCTGGTCATGCCCAGGCGCTGA